The DNA sequence TTAATGGACACTGAAGAGATGGAGGAGCCAGGGGGATGAATCTCTTGTCCGATTCGTCAGAGCGGGGAAAACTGGTGTTCAGGTCGTAAAGGTGAAaggtcacttcctgttgtgAGGGCGCCACCTAGTGGACATCCAAAACCATGAGCTGCTTGCTGAATTTCAGGTGAACCAGTGGTGGAGCGGTCTGAGTGAAGGGCAGCGGACGGTGACAGGTCAGTCATCCGACACGCCTGGGACAGGGGGCCGTGGGTGTGGCGTCGCTCGTCACTCTGTCCCCTCTTCCAGGTATCATTGCTGCCAATGCGCTGGTGTTCTGCTGTTGGAGGATTCCTTCTCTACAGCGCAGCATGTTGAAGTACTTCACCTCCAACCCGGCCTCTCGTAAGCAGCCGTGCATCCTcgctggcgccccctagagCCTCATGAGGAGAgcttagctgagctgaatctgtttagcctcgagcaaaggagactaaggggggacatgatccaggtatataagattctaacaggtctggatgctgttcagccaaatggctactttaatattagtttaaatactagaactcgtggccataggtggaaattagcgggagaacattttaaactgaatttgagaaaacacttctttacacagcgtgtagttagagtatggaatagtcttcctgctagtgtagtggaagctaaaaccctgggttcctttaaataagattttaacaactctgagctattagttaagttctccccaaacgagcttgatgggccgaatggcctcctctcatttgtaaatttcttatgttcttatgttctccgCCTGTGTGCTAACTGTCTGCGTCTGCCGTCCTGCAGGGACCCTGTGCTCTCCCATGATTCTCTCCACATTCAGCCATTACTCCTTCTTCCACATGGCGGCCAACATGTACGTCTTGTGGAGCTTCTCCTCCAGCATCGTGTCCCTGCTCGGCCGGGAGCAGTTCATGGCCGTCTACATGTCTGCAGGTAGCTGTAGGTGTGTGAGTCCCGCCATCCTCCGCAGGGACCTCTGCAGCTGACACCTGTGTCCCTCACCCTAGGTGCCATCTCTACGTTTGTTAGTTATGTCAGCAAGACTGCCACGGGCCGACTGGGACCTTCTCTGGGGGCGGTGAGTCCTGCCACACTTGTGCGGGTGACCTTCAGGGCTTTGAACCAGCAGTCATCCATTTGCTAGTTGTTTTGATGCTAGATGTAGTTCCGTGGTGGTGAGAAACAgtggattcccccccccccccccccccagagacagACAACTGTGCAAGATGGTTGCTTAGAGTGAGGCTGGCTCTTCCTATTGGCAGGGTTCACATTCAGTGGGTTGCtgtagggggaaaaaacaaaatgattggttactggttgccatggtgacacGATGCGTCAGTGAAGACTGTGAGGgaaaatgagaaaatgggttAAAATATAGGGGAGGTGAAGGGATCTCAGGGCTGTGTAGTGTTTTACTCGGGTTTTTGCTGAAATCTGTCCGGGAagctcattctctctctctcgctctctcgctctctctctctctctctcgtctgTTCCCTGCAGTCAGGAGCTATCATGGCCGTCCTGGCTGCAGTCTGCACCAAGATGCCCGAGGCGAAGCTGGCCATCATCTTCCTGCCCATGTTCACCTTCACGGCGGGCAACGTGAGTGGAATAGCGAGACGCTCCAGCCTCGTCGGGATTCGTCGTGTTTGTGTGCGCGTCCCGGCTTCCGCGTAACCGTGCATCTCCTCGCAGGCATTAAAAGCTATCGTTGCCATGGACGCGGCCGGCCTCATCCTCGGATGGAGGTTCTTCGACCACGCAGCACACCTCGGAGGGGCGCTGTTTGGAATGTGAGTCCCCTGCCCTCTCGCCCATCATCCCGTTTGGTTTCCCATTAAAATTGGAAAATTAGTTCCCCCATCACGTCCCTATCCATCATCTCCTGGGCTGTCTTTCAGCTGGTACATCCTCCAAGGCCATGAGCTGATCTGGAAGAACCGTGAGCCTCTGGTCAAGATTTGGCACAACTTACGGACGAGGGGACCAGGCGGAGGTACGGGCTCGCTCTAGAGGGGCGGGACCACGGCTCTGTCCAGTGGTCAAGCTGCAATAGCCACTGGAAGGCTAGTGGTGGCAGTAGAGGCCGAGTCCTCTGGATGTGGCTGCAGGAAGACTGATGCCCAGGTTTGGCAGGAGCAGCCAAGCTCATGTCCTTCACCCCTGCTGGTCTGGCCTGTACAGCATGACCCATAAGGCCAGAGCAGGAGCAGGATCCAGGCCCGGCCCCGGCTTAGAGTTCCTCTCCCGCCTTCCCCTCCCCCTCATCTTTCATTTcaggggtgagggggtgggagGTGAGTTCTGATCTTGTCTCCCAGTCAAGAAGGTGCTGTGCAGTACATGGATACTGTTTGGATGTTTTGTACTATTTCAGTGGGAAGAGTCTGCTTTTGGAACTGGGCTGGGGTGCTCCTATTCCTTACTCCCAGTTGTCAGTTTCCTGTTTTTGAGGACTGATGGGTGCCTCGGGAAGTGGGTGAATGAGGGGCGACCTTCTGTGCGCACTGTCATAATAAAAGCTTCCCTTGTGTTCTCAGTCTGCAGTGGATCCTTATATCAGCCGCACCTACACTACacagccagcaggggggggatgtgtgtttttgtacaGTACCACAAACGTTTAGACGCGCCGAGCCGCCCACAACGGAGAGTGagagtgtcgcatcacatgacctggcctaaacacagtagaaatggttttggggGAGTTTGACCAGAAAGTGAAGGAcaagcagccaatgagtgctcagcatttGTGGGACCTcgttcaggacagctggaagagcATCCCAGTTGGCCACCTCATGAACTGGCGTAGAGGAGTCCGTAGGGTCAGCCTGGGGCAgttggagttaagggccttgttcaagggcccaaaggtGGGATCACTCTACCGACCCAGGCTTTTGAACCAGGATCCTCCTGAAAGCcagttcatacttcacttttccgcATGTGGAGCAGGGAACGTGATGTAAATTTGGTCATCGGGGTTTGGCTGCAGACGGCTGTGATCAGGGCACGTGCAGCCGAGATTTTTATGTCTAGCGGAAAACATGCATGTCCGTGTGCATTGACCACGCTTGTGCCAGGTTATTGATTAGgtgtttccagtaggtggcagtgtgGACTTTCAGTGTGGATCAGCGGTGAATGACAAAAGACTGGAGGAAGAACAGTTATTGTAGTAGTTATGGTGAGCAGCTGTACGAGGAGGGTTAGAGATAGGAAGagatttaatttttctttctgtcCAGAAATTATACCGAGGTATAtggtattttaaaatgcaacactATTTGGCCATTTTGAAATATTGGCGATAAAAATTCACCAGACAGAGGGAGGGGTCCCAGCTAATTTTGTCATAAGAATTTCAAAATACTGTGGTATGCCTTATTACCataataccacccaagccttgactaataactttaaaacttcAGAGAACTTTAGCTGTTTCACTACGCCTCATGTATTTCTGGTTGTTGCAATGCATCTGCCCCCTCCTgttctggtggaatatcactgctgtatacACACACCGACCGCAACCTTCCGCATCCGGAGCCAAATGTAGTGTGAACACAAGCTGTCACGCAGACGACCGTCCCCAACCCAATAGTGCACACGAAAAGTGAAGCATGAACTAGGCTTGAGTTCCAACCCaccaagctgcccccccccccagcaaattcATCTATTTTAgcttaatacttttttggttagtacataattccatatgtgttattttatagttttgatgtatTTATTCTAAAATATAGAgaatgggtaggtgtgtccagactgtTGACTGGTACCATACATCGCTGCTGTGTAATGGGACCCGGAATGAGCCGTACCTGATCATATGGATGACATCTGCGTGCCCGTGTGGCTAGGCTCTAACACTAGGATGGTGTGGTGCTCTTCACCATGGTCCAGTTTTATCAGGTAGATCATTTCATCCTGCAGACAACAGAGGGAGGTCTGTCTATGCCTCAGAGTGCCAACGAGCCAAAAGCTCGTCATGACACTCGCAACTCGTACCTCAACATCATGAATTAGGGCAGCTGGCAGCGGCTCCTGGTGCCAGCAGTTATGTAAGAGGATGAAGAAGAAGTGTCTCGCAGTCCACAGCAGGACGGGGACCAGGACCACAAGCAGCACCAAGGCGAAAAACACGGTGACTGGCCCCAGCAAGCAGAGTGAGGAGTCTGGGAACACAGGAACAGACAAGCTGCCTAATGGTGTATTATCCTGAGGAATTTTGTGCAGGCGTTAGCACAGGCTGCCCCAGGGGTCCTTCTGACACACCTGGCACATGGAAACATTGATCTTCTGAGCTGGTGCTTCTGTTGCTGCTAGGAAAGTAGACCTGGGCGAATAAGCAGTAGGTGGCTCCCTCCTGCAGGCCGCTCATGTGAAAGGGACGCCACTTCTGAGGGACCTTCAGCGGGGACACCTGGAAGTGACAAACACGGAGTCACCTGGCAAGCTGTGTGCGCTCGAGGGAAAGGGATGTAGTCTGGATGTTTGGTAATAACAGAGTTGCAGCATGTGAGCTGCAGGGGGGCGAGTGACACATGGGACagtatggggggtgggggtgggggggggtcttccacCTTTATCTTCTGGCCTTTTCTCCAGTATGTGAGGAACAGCTCCAGGGTGGAGGGTAGGTCAGGCAGGTCGACTTGTGCGGACGTCCCGGACACCCGCACGCCGACGATGGGTATGGTGAGCCTCGCTGTAAATAACATGGACCATTTACTCCCCTCAAAATCACAAATCGGGCCAGCCCCTCATCAGCTAATGTGGCCAAATCACAGATACAGGTCTTGAGGCTGACTACTGAGGCTCCATTGACCAATGAATTTAgagattaattgtcattgttgacacaccaaagcacacaacaacaaaatgtgtcctctgcgtTTCACCCATatatgacatagcagggggcagctaattcagcacccagggagcagtgcttgggggtgctaccttgctcagggaacctcagtggtgtcttgctTGTCAgtgattcaaacctgcaatctttcaattaacTTCTTTCA is a window from the Paramormyrops kingsleyae isolate MSU_618 chromosome 21, PKINGS_0.4, whole genome shotgun sequence genome containing:
- the parlb gene encoding presenilin-associated rhomboid-like protein, mitochondrial, coding for MAWRGAILNGTGGKRWTVFLHQRGFRKAPRKTEAKKVEVEEADIDGAVRKKSIAPAVECPAPPVPSVSFGRLVKPLLFTVGFTGCSFGAAAIWQYESLKSRVQTYFDEVRADWLEKLRPQKQGDIRKQVNQWWSGLSEGQRTVTGIIAANALVFCCWRIPSLQRSMLKYFTSNPASRTLCSPMILSTFSHYSFFHMAANMYVLWSFSSSIVSLLGREQFMAVYMSAGAISTFVSYVSKTATGRLGPSLGASGAIMAVLAAVCTKMPEAKLAIIFLPMFTFTAGNALKAIVAMDAAGLILGWRFFDHAAHLGGALFGIWYILQGHELIWKNREPLVKIWHNLRTRGPGGGTGSL
- the crfb16 gene encoding interleukin-20 receptor subunit beta, with the protein product MPRAAEAGRGYATEEGLQEKTSVRGRGIRGRTGVRKVMQQTRCCLVLLTSGCFIVQVLGAALLSHPRDVLMESVNMRHVLRWSPPVVACSTVRYSVQFQGEFELHILNGSWENSQACWLTTLNECDLTADLASDSDYNLRVQARCGEAASRWTNLPRPFNREQTRLTIPIVGVRVSGTSAQVDLPDLPSTLELFLTYWRKGQKIKVSPLKVPQKWRPFHMSGLQEGATYCLFAQVYFPSSNRSTSSEDQCFHVPDSSLCLLGPVTVFFALVLLVVLVPVLLWTARHFFFILLHNCWHQEPLPAALIHDVEDEMIYLIKLDHGEEHHTILVLEPSHTGTQMSSI